From Acipenser ruthenus chromosome 2, fAciRut3.2 maternal haplotype, whole genome shotgun sequence, a single genomic window includes:
- the LOC131704904 gene encoding uncharacterized protein LOC131704904: protein MDTEKNCSVRQHTTDKTPVKLNCPLEGCPARNIARLDRHLHRIHDIQIVNPEYAALMSKAKATVDRRSTSNVTDNWMQEEPEERHKSTEKTHTLSSDPGVHQESAPLTLMPSGREPACTKTLPTVTGLRRQLRATEDTSAATGTGSVRPESSTSCSGTYLSLSSTSEDDDSSSSSSYTEHGPSSPEPRSHRDSKALQLYRAFLSGPLPTAKGRDNTKQAVQHIQLFLQHMARLPEGPVRNDLRFLRHASRSQSWFDELMRSGLKPTTVHSYLQDVLSFLRYLHEADLSHVKLSERNIRSLMFLLKSFRMQGKRQLSLHRQLVQDHGQERLIPKNKLQCFNQQCETAIPELLDLCESAPSNACTLVGLLCGRLLLHNGHRRGVVMNMSLLDFDGAKAYTGEFHISTWATHNEVNKTAVSRHMAHSLRTQESFYVHDQAPADHQRARRLIGESLELTDSLPPLVAHSASTEDTCLNAPSQDLSDFNKVL, encoded by the exons ATGGACACGGAAAAAAACTGCTCTGTTCGCCAGCATACCACGGATAA aACACCCGTAAAGTTAAATTGTCCATTGGAGGGCTGCCCTGCCAGAAATATTGCCCGACTGGATCGACACTTGCACAGGATTCACGATATTCAGATAGTCAACCCAGAGTATGCTGCACTCATGTCCAAGGCTAAAGCTACAGTTGACCGAAGGTCCACAAGCAATGTCACTGATAATTGGATGCAGGAGGAGCCGGAGGAAAGACATAAGTCGACCGAGAAAACGCATACTCTCAGTTCAGACCCGGGTGTTCACCAAGAGTCGGCTCCGCTGACTTTAATGCCCTCGGGAAGGGAGCCAGCATGTACAAAAACGCTGCCGACTGTCACAGGGCTGCGACGACAGCTACGAGCCACAGAGGACACCTCGGCAGCTACTGGGACTGGCTCGGTACGCCCAGAGAGTAGCACATCTTGTAGCGGCACATACCTGTCGCTGTCCTCGACATCTGAAGATGAtgattcctcctcctcctcctcctatacAGAGCATGGACCTTCAAGCCCCGAGCCAAGAAGCCACCGTGACT CCAAAGCGCTTCAGCTGTACCGAGCGTTTCTGTCAGGACCGCTACCCACTGCAAAGGGCCGGGACAACACGAAACAGGCGGTTCAGCATATCCAACTATTCTTGCAACACATGGCCAGGTTACCAGAGGGGCCAGTCAGGAACGACTTGCGGTTCTTGCGCCACGCCTCACGGAGCCAGTC GTGGTTCGATGAGTTGATGAGATCAGGATTGAAACCTACCACGGTCCACAGTTACCTACAGGACGTACTTTCTTTCCTGCGGTACCTGCATGAGGCTGACTTAAGCCACGTAAAACTTTCTGAACGGAACATACGCTCGTTAATGTTCCTCCTCAAATCATTCAGAATGCAGGGGAAAAGGCAACTCTCGCTGCACCGTCAATTGGTACAAGACCATGGGCAAG AGCGGCTCATCCCTAAAAACAAGCTCCAGTGCTTTAACCAGCAATGCGAGACGGCGATACCTGAACTACTTG ATCTCTGCGAGTCGGCACCTTCCAACGCCTGCACCCTGGTCGGCCTTCTGTGCGGGAGGCTGTTGTTGCACAATGGTCATCGTAGGGGGGTCGTAATGAATATGAGTCTGCTTGACTTTGACGGTGCCAAAGCCTACACGGGGGAGTTCCACATCAGC ACTTGGGCAACTCATAACGAAGTTAACAAAACTGCAGTTTCGAGACACATGGCGCACAGCCTGAGAACACAGGAGAGCTTCTACGTCCATGACCAAGCCCCGGCTGACCACCAACGAGCAAGACGCCTCATCGGGGAGAGCCTGGAGCTTACCGACAGCCTGCCGCCCCTGGTCGCTCACTCTGCCTCCACAGAGGACACCTGTTTAAATGCACCGTCTCAGGATCTGTCTGATTTTAATAAAGTGCTTTAG